The Ciconia boyciana chromosome 32, ASM3463844v1, whole genome shotgun sequence genome includes a window with the following:
- the LOC140645344 gene encoding LOW QUALITY PROTEIN: neuroligin-2-like (The sequence of the model RefSeq protein was modified relative to this genomic sequence to represent the inferred CDS: deleted 1 base in 1 codon) — protein sequence MLPLWLSDNLEAAGAYVAAQSEDCLYLNLYVPTEDGLLAKKREDGAAGGPPPDADIRDSGKKPVMLFLHGGSYMEGTGNMFDGSVLAAYGNVIVVTMNYRLGVLGFLSTGDQAAKGNYGLLDQIQALRWLNENVGHFGGDPQRITIFGSGAGAACVSLLILSHHSEGLFQKAIAQSGTAISSWSVNYQPLKYTRLLAAKVGCERADTGAAVECLRRQPFRALVDQDVQPARYHVAFGPVVDGDVVPDDPEILMQQGEFLNYDILIGVNQGEGLKFVEDSLESEDGISASYFDFTVSNFVDNLYGYPEGKDILRETIKFMYTDWADRDNGEMRRKTLLALFTDHQWVAPAVATAKLHAEYQSPVYFYTFYHHCQTDARPEWADAAHGDEIPYVFGVPMVGATDLFPCNFSKNDVMLSAVVMTYWTNFAKTGDPNQPVPQDTKFIHTKPNRFEEVVWTRFDGKDKRYLHIGLKPRVRDHYRANKVAFWLELVPHLHNLHQLPHASTTTRLPPPAGAGPPRRAPATRRPPAPSPPPPEEEEEPDGGGRRRFAPFPGDSRDYSTELSVTVAVGASLLFLNILAFAALYYKRDKRPPEGRGGPRRLSPPPTRGAPNDLLGHGGAEEELVSLQLKHPERGWGGGWGPPKPPYAPRRTPDYTLALRRAPEDVPLMTPNTITMVPGGLPALHPFGPPSPGHNSTLPHPHSTTRV from the exons CGGCGCAGAGCGAGGACTGTCTGTACCTCAACCTCTACGTCCCCACCGAGGACG GTTTGCTCGCGAAAAAGCGCGAGGACGGCGCGGCCGGCGGCCCCCCCCCGGACGCAG aCATCCGGGACAGCGGGAAGAAGCCGGTGATGCTCTTCCTCCACGGCGGCTCCTACATGGAGGGGACGGGGAACATGTTCGATGGCAGCGTGCTGGCGGCCTACGGCAACGTCATCGTCGTCACCATGAACTACCGCCTGGGCGTCCTCG GCTTCCTGAGCACGGGGGACCAGGCGGCAAAGGGCAACTACGGGCTCCTGGACCAGATCCAGGCGCTGCGGTGGCTCAACGAGAACGTGGGGCACTTTGGGGGTGACCCCCAGCGCATCACCATCTTCGGCTCTGGCGCTGGCGCCGCCTGCGTCAGCCTCCTCATCCTCTCCCACCACTCTGAAG GTCTCTTCCAGAAGGCCATCGCGCAGAGCGGGACGGCCATCTCCAGCTGGTCGGTGAACTACCAGCCGCTGAAGTACACGCGGCTGCTGGCGGCCAAGGTGGGCTGCGAACGGGCGGACACGGGGGCGGCGGTGGAGTGCCTACGACGTCAACCCTTCCGCGCCTTGGTGGACCAGGACGTCCAACCCGCCCGCTACCACGTGGCCTTCGGGCCGGTGGTGGACGGTGACGTGGTGCCCGATGACCCCGAGATCCTGATGCAACAGGGCGAGTTCCTCAACTACGACATCCTCATCGGCGTCAACCAGGGCGAGGGGTtgaagttcgtggaggactcGCTGGAGAGCGAGGACGGCATCTCCGCCTCCTACTTTGACTTCACCGTCTCCAACTTTGTGGACAACCTCTACGGTTACCCCGAGGGGAAGGACATCCTGCGGGAGACCATCAAGTTCATGTACACGGATTGGGCCGACCGGGACAACGGGGAGATGAGGCGTAAGACGTTGCTGGCCCTCTTCACCGACCACCAATGGGTGGCCCCGGCAGTGGCCACGGCCAAGCTCCATGCCGAGTACCAGTCGCCCGTCTACTTCTACACCTTCTACCACCACTGCCAGACGGACGCGCGGCCCGAGTGGGCGGACGCGGCCCATGGGGATGAGATCCCCTACGTCTTCGGGGTGCCCATGGTGGGCGCCACCGACCTCTTCCCCTGCAACTTCTCCAAGAACGACGTGATGCTCAGCGCCGTTGTCATGACCTACTGGACCAACTTTGCCAAGACCGG ggACCCCAACCAGCCGGTACCGCAGGACACCAAGTTCATCCACACGAAGCCCAACCGCTTCGAGGAGGTGGTGTGGACCCGCTTCGACGGGAAGGACAAGCGCTACCTCCACATCGGCCTCAAGCCCCGCGTCCGCGACCACTACCGGGCCAACAAGGTGGCCTTCTGGCTGGAGCTCGTCCCCCACCTCCACAACCTCCACCAGCTCCCCCACGcctccaccaccacccgcctgcccccgcccgccggcgccGGACCCCCTCGCCGTGCCCCCGCCACCCGCCGaccccccgccccttccccgccgccccccgaggaagaggaggaacccgACGGGGGGGGTCGCCGCCGCTTCGCCCCCTTCCCCGGGGACTCGCGGGACTACTCCACCGAGCTGAGCGTCACCGTGGCGGTGGGggcctccctcctcttcctcaacATCCTGGCCTTCGCCGCCCTCTACTACAAGCGGGACAAGCGCCCTCCCGAAGgacgggggggtccccggcgcCTCAGCCCCCCCCCGACCCGGGGGGCCCCCAACGATCTCTTGGGTCACGGGGGGGCGGAGGAGGAGTTGGTCTCGCTGCAGCTGAAGCACCCTgagagggggtggggg ggggggtggggaccCCCGAAGCCTCCCTACGCCCCCCGCCGGACCCCGGACTACACCCTGGCCTTGCGGCGAGCCCCCGAGGACGTCCCGCTCATGACACCCAACACCATCACCATGGTGCCGGGGGGGTTGCCCGCCCTGCACCCCTTCGGACCCCCTTCCCCCGGCCACAACAGCACCCTGCCCCACCCCCACTCCACCACCCGCGTATAG